GAGCGGCACGATGCGCTCGAACACGGTCGCGCGCAGTCCGGCCAACGCCCGCAGCGCCGCGTCGTGGGAACCCAGCCGCCCGCAATAGCGCAGCAGCGGACGGCTGATGCCGAACAGCCGCACGGCGGTGATCGCCAACGAGAGGGTGAACATATCCGGTCGTTGCGAGGCTCGCGTGATGAGCCAGCCCGCTGTCATCGTCAGCGCCGCGCTCGCCATCAAGGCCCCCGCGCCGGCGGTGATGCCGAGGGTGAGGCGTCGGGCCGGAGGCCGGCCCATGGCCGCGAAGCGGCGCAGCTCCCCGTTCACTGCGCCATCGCCATTACCACCGGTGCGGGCACGAGTTCGACGATCCGGCCAGCATGCTCCAGTAGCGCCGGCCGATGCGCGACCGCGATCACCGTGCGGCCCCGGGCCAAGCGGCGTACGGAATCGGCGATGGCGCGCTCGCTGTCAGGGTCCAGATGTGCGGTCGCCTCGTCGAGCAGTACCAGCGGTGCGTCACGCAGGAAGGCCCGAGCAATAGCGACACGTTGCCGTTGGCCCGCAGACAGCGGCGCCCCACCGGCGCCGAGAACCGTGTCGGCACCGTGCGGCAGGGCTCTGATGAACTCCTCGGCGTTGGCCAGCCGCAAGGCTTCAGCGACCTGCGCGTCGTCGGCCTCCGGCCGCGCAAGCCGCACGTTCTCCGCGACGCTGCGCGCGGCGAACCACGGATTCTGCGGCACCCAGGCGATCTGCGCACGCCAGTCGTCGAGGTCCAGGTCTGCGAGGTCCACCACACCGTCGCGCCCTGCGATACGTACGTGTCCAGCACTCGGCGCGACGAATCCGAGCAGTACCGCGAGCAGCGTGGACTTCCCGCACCCACTCGGACCGACCACGCCCACGTATTCGCCAGGCCGAACCGTCAGATCGAGCGGGGGTAGCGCCGCGTTGGCACGGTCGTAGGACACTGCAACGCCCTCCAGCCGAAGCTCAGCAGCCGCGAAGTCCGGCGCGGCCACACAGGCAGCCGGCGCGCGAACGCCGCCGGGTGGATCGGTCTCGAGGACGGCGAACAGTTGCTCCGCCGCAGCGAGCCCTTCGCCGCTGGCGTGGAACTGCGCACCAAGCTGACGCAGCGGCCAGTACGCGTCGGGGGCCAGCAGCAGCACGAGCAGGCCGGTGGACAGATCCATCCGCCCGGCCAGCAAGCGCAGACCGATCGTCACCGCCACCAGCGCGACGCTGATGGCAGCCAGGAACTCGAGGATCGCAGAGGACAGAAACGCCAGACGCAGTGTGCCCATCGTGGCGCGGCGGTTGCCTTCGGCCACGCGCCGGATCGTGGCTGCCTGGGCCTGCGCGCGACGGAACACCACCAGCGTCGGAAGGCCCTGGACGACGTCGAGGAAGTGGCCGCCGAGCTGCGTCAGTGCCCTCCATTGCGCCCGGGCGCGGCGTTGCGACGTCATCCCGACGAGAGCCGCGAAGAGCGGCACGAGTGGCAGCGTCGCCAAGACGAGGACGCCGGAGAGCGGATCACGGGCGAGCACGACGATCGTGACGCTGATCGGCACGAGCAGTGCGGTGATGAGCGCGGGCAGGTACCGCGCGAAGTAGTCGTCGAGCGCGTCGGTGCCGCGCACGGCCAGAGTGGCGACGTCGCCGGCGGTCTGCGTGGCGAGCCACGATGGGCCCAGGCGCACGACGTGGGTGAGCAACGCCCGCCTCAGCTGCGACTTCACGCGCGCAGCCGACCCGTGTGCGGCGACCTGACCGGCCCACGCGAGCAGTGCGCGTCCCAGCACCACCAGCGCCAGCGTCAGCCCCGGGGCGCTCAATTCGGTCGCGTCCGCTTTGTGCAGGGCGCGCATGACCAGCGAGGTGATCGCAAAAGCCTGCGTCATCAGCAGCGCCCCATCGCAGAGCCCGATGAAAGCGGCGAGCATCAGATGGCCGCGCACCGCGGAGGCGTGGCGCAGCAGCCTCGGGTCGAGGGGTTTCACGAGGCCGGCAACGGCTCGGGGGGCTCGACCGGGCCGGTGTCGGGTCCGCTGCGGTACTGGTCGGCGGACACGCGGGCGCGGAAGACGTGGTAGGTCCACGCCTGGTAGAGGATGACGATCGGCAGGAAGACGGCGGCGATGATGGTCATCACCTGGAGCGAGTAAGTACCCGAAGCTCCGTTGTGCACGGTGATGTCGAAGGCCGGGTTCGTGCTGGAGACCATGAGGCGGGGATAGAGCTCTACGAACACTGACACCACGGCCGACCCCATCGCGAGCGTGGTGGAGGCGAAGGCCCAGCCGTCGCGCCCGGCCGCGAGCATCCCGGCGGCGCCGACGACACCGAGCGCGGTGACCAGTTCCGGAATGTTGAGGAACACGCCCTCGCTGCCGACGCTGTGCGTCCAGGCCACCCAGGCGATCACCGCCAGCGTCGTCACCGGGCCGACGACGCGCGCGATGCGCCGGGCGTTGGCCCGCAGCTCGTCAGTGGTCTTGAGCGCCAGGAACGTGGATCCGTGCAGCAGGCACAGCAGGACGATGGTGACCCCGGTGAACACGCTGTAGCCGGAGAACAGGTCGCCGAACGAACCGGTGTACTCCTGGTTCGCGGCGATCGGCAGCCCGCCCAGCAGGTCGGCCAGCGCGATCCCGATCAGCAGCGGTACCAGCAGGCTGCCGACGGTGAGCAGCACGTCCCAGGCGGCACGCCAGCGCACGCTGTCCATCTTGCCGCGGAACTCGAACGAGACCCCGCGCATGATCAGGCCCGCGAGCAGCAGCACCATAGCCGGATACAGGCCGGAGAACATGGTCGCGTACCAGGCCGGGAACGCGGCGAACATCCCGGCCGCGGCCACGATCAGCCACACCTCATTGCCGTCCCAGAGCGGGCCGATGGTGTTGATCGAGGCGCGCCGGCCCGCCTCGTCCCGGGAGACGAAGGCATGCAGCATGCCGACGCCGAGGTCGAAGCCCTCGAGGACGAAGAAACCGGTCCACAGCACGGCGATGGCGATGAACCAGAACGTGGCGAACCCCATGGGCACCTCGGCAAGGTCGGGAAGAGGTCGAGAGATCGGGACGGACGGGCGCGGCTAGTAGCTCACCGCGGGGATCGGATGATCCGAGTGGGCCCGGGCGGGAGCGAGCTGCTTGCGGGCGTACTTGGCCATCACGACGGCCGCGACGATGGCGAGCCCGGCGTAGAGCAGTAAGAACACGATGATGCTCGTGGCCACCTGCGCGGTGCTCACGGACGGGGACAGGCCGTTGCTGGTGAGCATCAGGCCCTGCACGATCCACGGCTGGCGGCCGTTCTCGGTCAGCAGCCACCCGGCGGTGTTCATCAGGAACGGGAGTACCGCCGCCCACACGGCCACGCGCTGGAACAGTTTGGCGTGCCCCAGTTTTCGGCGGTACAGCAGCCAGATCCCCCAGACCCCGATGGCGAGCACGACAGTGGCCAGATACGCCATGACCCGCATCGACCAGTACTGGATGAAGATGTTCGGCACGTAGTAGCCGGGACCGAACTGCTGGTTGTACTGGGCGTTGACCGGGTTGAGGCCGAGGACCTTGCCGTTCCAGTGGTTGGTGGCGAGCAGCGAGAGCAGGTGCGGGATGGCGATGATCTTCGTCGGGGTCTGATCCTTGTTCCCGCCGCCGATCTGGAACATCGAGAACGAGCAGGGCTGGCATGTCGTCCACTGCGCCTCCGCGCCGGCGATCTTCATCGGCTGGTACTTGCCCTCGGTCACCCCCAGCTCGCTGCCCACCAGCATGGCCAGCAGCAGCGACGGCACGAGCACCAGCAGCGCCAGGGACGCCGAGATCCGGAACACCTCCGGCTCCTGCCCCTTGCGCAGCTGCCAGGCGGACACGGCCAGCATCACCACGCTGCCGGTCACCACTCCGGCGAGCAGCACGTGCAGATATCCACGCAGGAACACCGGATTGGTGAACAGCGCCCAGAAGTCGTTCAGCTGCGGCTGCCCGGCCGCATTGGTCTGATAGCCCACCGGGTGCTGCATCCACGAGTTCGCCGACATGATGAAAGCCGCCGACAGCGCGCCGCCGATCACCACGGCGTAGACGGTGGCCAGGTGGAGTCGCGGGGAAAGCTTGTCCCACCCGAAGAGCCACAGCCCGAGGAAGGTCGACTCGAGGAAGAACGCCGCCAGCCCTTCGAGCGCGAGCGGCCCTCCGAAGACGTTGCCCACCGTGCGCGAGTAGTGCGACCAGTCCATCCCGAACTGGAACTCCTGTACCAGCCCCGTCACCACGCCCACCGCGATGCTGATCACCATGAGCGTCCCGAAGAACCGGGTCAGCCGCAGGTACTCCTCGCGCTTGGTCCGGTACCACGCGGTCTGCAGCACCGCGGTCAGCCCGGACACGCCGATGGTGACCGGCACGAAAAGGAAGTGGTAGATCGAGGTCATGGCGAACTGGAGCCGGGCGAGATCGAGCTGACTCATGCGGCAAGCTCCGATCCGTGACGGCGGTCCACGACGCAGATAGCGCGTCACGCATATCCACCCAGAAACACCCGGCCCGTTCCAGTAGGCACGCCGACGCGGCCTAGCCCGGACAGCCCCATTCACTCACCTGTCCGGATGACCCCGGCCACCCGCTTCGGCCGGGTGGCGGAACGCGGCGGCGAGCATCGACCTAGTCCGCACGAGCCAGGGAGTCGCCATGAGCCGCTATCCACTGATCGCCGACCACGGCATGGTGGGCGACCTGCAGACCGCGGCCCTCGTCTCCTCGGGCGGGGTGGTGGACTGGTTCGCAGCACCGCGCTTCGACTCGCCGAGCGTGTTCGCGTCCTTGCTCGACCACGACCGCGGCGGCCATTTCACGCTCGCGCCGGCCCATCGCGACGTCATGGCGCAGCAGCTGTACTACCCCGACTCCGCGGTGCTGATCACCCGCTTCATGTCGCCGGAGGGGGTGTGCGAGGTCATCGACTGGATGACTCCGATCACCGATCCGACGCCCACCGACCGGCACACCCTCTACCGCGGGATCCGGGTGATGCGCGGCTCCGTCACCCTCAGGATGGCCTGCCGGCCCCGGTTCGACTACGCGCGAGCGGACCACGAGCTGCAGGTCGACGGGGACAACGCCGTCTTTCGCTCGCCCGGCGCCACCGCGTACCTGCAGTCCCGCAACATCCCGATCAGCCAGGACGGCCGGGACGTGGTCGGCGAGGTGGTCCTGCACGCGGGCGACATCGCCGGGGTCGCCTTCACCGTCTGCGACCCAGACGGCGCCGCACCGAAACCGCGGACGGTCCAGGACATCCTGGGCGACGCGTGGAGCACCATCGACTTCTGGCAGCGGTGGGTGCGCGCCTCGACCTACCGGGGCCGGTGGTCCGGCGCGGTGAACCGCTCCGCGATCACCATTAAGCTCCTGACATACCACCCGAGCGGCGCGCCGGTGGCCGCGGCCACCATGGGCCTGCCGGAGCAGATCGGCGGCGAGCGCAACTGGGACTACCGCTACACCTGGGTGCGCGACGCGTCCCTGTCCGTCCGGGCGCTGCTCGACCTCGGCTTCGTCGAGGAGGCGGAGAAGTTCGTGCACTGGCTCAGCGCCCGGCTGCACGAGCGCGAAGGCAAGACGGGCGAGCCGTTGCAGATCATGTACCGGGTGGACGGCGACCCGACTCTGACCGAGGAGACCCTCGACCACCTCGAGGGCTATCGGGGCTCGGCCCCGGTGCGGATCGGCAACGGCGCCGCCGACCAGCTCCAGCTGGACATCTACGGGGAGGCGCTCTACGCCCTGTCCGAGGGCCGGGAGGTGCATCGCAGTACCGGATATGCGGGCTGGAAGGCGCTCTCGCGGATGCTGGACTGGCTTGCCGACAATTGGGACCGGCCCGACGAGGGCGTCTGGGAGACCCGCGGGGGCCGCAAGGACTTCACCTTCAGCCGGGTGATGTGCTGGGTCGCCTTCGACTGCGGGATCGACCTGGCCACCGACTGGAGCCGGCCGGCCGACCTGGCGAAGTGGTCCCGGGCCCGGGACGCGATCCTCGACCAGATCATGACGAAGGGCTGGAACGAGCAGGAGCAGGCGCTGGTCCAGCACTACGGGGACGACGCCGTGCTGGACGCGTCGCTGCTGGTCATCCCGCGGATGTGCCTGCTCGCGCCGCGCGACCCGGCCTGGCTCTCCACACTGGAGGCGATGGACCGCACGCTGGTCTCGGACAGCCTCGTCTACCGCTACGACCCGGCCGCCTCGCCGGACGGGCTGCGCGGCTCGGAGGGCACCTTCAGCCTGTGCAGCTTCCTGTACGTCGACGCCCTCACCCGGGCCGGCCGACTGCGCGAGGCGCGCTACGCGTTCGAGAAGATGCTGACGTACTCCAACCACGTCGGTCTGTTCGCCGAGGAGATCGGCCCGACCGGGGAGCAGCTCGGCAACTTCCCGCAGGCGTTCACTCATCTGGCCCTGATCATGTCCGCCACGGCACTCGACCGGGCGCTGAACGAGGCGCGCGAAGCCTAAGGCGCCCGCGTTAGGCTCCTCGCCATGACTGCTGCACAGGGCCGACCGGGTGAACGGGGGCCGGGCCGCCCGCGCGACGAACGGGTGACGGCAGCGGTGTTGAACGCGGTGATCGAGCTGGTGGCCGAGGAGGGGCTGCAGGCGCTGACCATGGACGCGGTGGCGGCGCGGGCCGAGGTGAGCAAGCCGGCCATCTACCGGCGCTGGCCGACCAAGCAGGACCTGGTCATCGCCGCGGCCGACTCCCGGATCGGCGTGCTCTCGGTGCCGGACCTGGGCGGTTTCCGGGCCGAACTGCACGCGATCCTGACCGCGCGGCTCGCCGCCTACCGCACACCCGGCACCGACCGGCTCGTCGCCGGGATGATCGCGGCGGCCGCCGAGGGCGGGCCGGTGCGAGCCGCGTACGGCGCCTACACCGAGCGGATCATGAGCGAGACCCGCGCCGTGCTTGAGCGCGGCATCGCCCGCGGCGACGTGCGCCCGGACGTCGAGATCCGTTCGGCGGCCACGCTGGTGGCCGCGCCGCTGATCTTCCGGATGATCGGCGAGCTCGCCCAGCCCGACGAGAAGCTGGTCGAGGACCTGGTGGAACTGGTAGCCCGCGCCGTCGCGATCTGACGGGGCGTCGAAAACTTCTTCGCACGGACCCTTGCCGCGCCGTCGCCGAATATCGATACTTCCGGTAACGAAACCTGCGACGACGGAGGACTCGCGTGACCGGCACCGCGCCCGCGCTCAAGCGCCCCACGATCGACAAGACGCTCTTCCACTTCGGCCGCCGGCAGGTCGACCGGACCGCTCCGGACACTCCGCCGGCCGTCTACCGGCTGCTCGAGCTCACGCCGCTCACCCCGCACATCGGCGCCCGGGTCGCCGGGGTGGACCTGGCCGGCCCGCTCGGCCCGGACCTCGCCGCCGAACTGCGCGCGGCGCTGCTGGAGTGGAAGGTGCTCTTCCTCCGCGACCAGCACGGCCTGGACCACGACGCCCACCGCGCCCTGGCCGCGGTGTGGGGCGAGCCCGAGCCGAACCCGTTCTTCCCCAAGGGCGCCAGCGTCGGGGTCTCCCGCCTGGCCAAGGACGGCATGGCGATCGGGATGGAGAACATCTGGCACAGCGACCACTCGTTCATGGCCGCGCCCGCGCTGGGCTCGATCCTGCGCGCCATCGAGGTGCCCGACGCGGGCGGCGACACGATCTGGGCGGACATGCACGCCGCCTACGAGAACCTCTCGCCCGATCTGAAGGCGCGGATCGAGGGCCTGACCGCGGTGCACGACTGGGTCCCCACCTGGGGCATCCCGATGTCGGACGAGCAGGTCCTGGCGCTGCAGGCGAGCCTGCCGCCGGTCGAGCACCCGGTGGTCGTACGCCACCCGCGCACCGGTCGCAAGCTGCTCTACGTCAACGAGCCCTTCACCACCCGCATCGTGGGCCTGCCCGAGGACGAGAGCCGCGCGCTGCTGGACGAGCTCGCCCTGCAAGCGCGCATCCCCGAGTACCAGGTGCGCTTCCGCTGGCAGCCGGATTCGGTCGCGATCTGGGACAACATCGCCACCCAGCACTACGCGGTCAACGACTACTACCCGGCGCGGCGCGTGATGGAGCGCATCGCGATCGCCGGCGTCCCGCTCGCCTGAGCAGCGTCGCCTGCGCTGGAACGACAGCGTTGACCCGACCGCGGTGAATCGGCCGCCCAGCACTGCCCGTCCGTACCGCCCGTCCCCTCCCGCAGTCTCCGACGGAGCCCTTGTGATCGACGACGATGTCGCACCCGTCACCCCTGCCACCCGCTCCGCCGCCTCCGGAGCGGGCCGGGCCTGGGGAGTGACCGCCCTGCTCATGGCCTTCATGGTGGTCAACTTCGCGGACAAGTCCGTGCTCGGACTCGCGGCGGACCCGATCCGCCGCGACCTCGGGCTCTCGGCGACCGCGTTCGGCCTGGCGAACAGCGCCTTCTTCCTGCTGTTCTCGCTCAGCGGCGCGGCCGTGGGCCTGCTGGCCGACCGGATCCGGCCGCGGTGGCTGCTGCTGGCGATGGCCGTGGTGTGGTCCGCGGCCCAGGTGCCGATGGCGCTGGGCGCCGGCTTCGGTGCGCTGGTCGGCTCGCGGATCGTGCTGGGCGCGGCGGAGGGTCCGGCCTATCCCGTGGCCCAGCACACCGTCTTCACCTGGTTCACCGACCGGCGCCGCAATCTCCCGGGCGCGCTGATCACCATCGGCACCGCGCTCGGCGTCGTGATCGCCGCGCCGACGCTGACCTGGATGATCGACCGGCACGGCTGGCGTTCCGCCTTCGCCGTGGTCGCCGTCGCAGGGCTCGTATGGGCAGTGCTCTGGTTCTGCTTCGGCCGCGAGGGGACGGTGGCACAGGATCCTGCCACTGAGTACGCGCTCGCCCCCTCGGCCGATCTGGGACAGCCCTCCTACCGGCGGATTCTGCGCAGCGGCACGTGGATCGGCGCCACCGCCGCGTACTTCGCCGCGTACTGGGCGGTCGCGCTGACGCTGGTGTGGATGCCCTCTTACCTGCACGACGGCCTGGGCTATCCGACCGACACCGCCGCCGAGATCGTCGCCGCGGTCTGGGCGATCACCGGCGTCGTGATGCTCGCGCAGGCGGGCTTGACCAGCCGGCTGACCGCCCGCGGCGTGCCGAGCCGGTGGGCCCGGGCCGGAGTCGGCGGCTGCGCGCTGGTGCTGGGCGCGTTCGGCTGCGTCGCTTTGGCGGCGGCTCACCGCGGCCCGGCCGTGATTCTGTTGCTGGTGGTCGGTTTCGGGCTCGCCGGCGTCATGGTGAGCATCTCCTTCACCACCGTGGCCGAGCTGGTGCCGGCCGGGCGGCGCGGCGGCGCGCTCGGACTGCTGAGCGCGGTCGGCACCGCCGCGGGCCTGATCGCGCCGACCGTGACCGGGCGGCTCGTCGATCTCCAGGGTCCGGCCGGGTACCGGCACGCGGTGCTGCTCTGCGCCGCTGTGCTCCTGATCGGTGGCATCGCGGCACTCACCCTTGTCGATCCCGCCCGCGACGCCCGCCGCCTCGCCGGCTGACCTTCCGCTCCGCTCCCGCACTGTTAAGGACCTTCATGGACGGCACCGTCATCGTCACCGACGGCCTCGACCGCGACCTGGCCGAGCTGCGCCGCGGCGCACACTTCTGGGCCGCGACCTCCATCGACGAGCGGATCGGCCTGCTGGAGAGGATGCTGCCGCGGATCCGGTCCGGAGCCGAGGAGACGGCGGCAGCGAGCGCCCGGGCCAAGGGCTACGGAGCCGACTCGCCGTGGGCCGCAGAAGACTGGGCCGGCGGGCCGTGGGCGCTGGCGCAGAACGTGAGTGCTTATTCACGAGTGCTGCGGACCATAGCCACCGGGCGCGGCCCGCTCGACGCCTCGGCGGTACGCGAGTCCGAGGGCCGCACCTGGGTGGACGTGTTTCCCGCGAGCGGCTGGGATCGCCTTCTGCTGAGCGGTTTCTCAGCCCGGGTGCGGATGCGCGGCGCAGTCGGCGTCGAGCAGACCCTGGCCCGGGCGGCCGGCGAGTACCGCGGCCGGCCCGGAAAGCCGGCCGTCGCCCTGGTCCTCGGCGCCGGCAACGTCGCCGCGATCACGGCGCTGGACGTCCTGCACAAGCTCTTCGTCGAGGGCCAGGTCGTCATCGCGAAGATGAACCCGGTCAACGCTTATCTGCGGCCGCACTTCGAGCGGGTGTTCGCAGAGTTCATCGACCGCGACTGGGTGCGTTTCGCCGACGGCGGCGCGCACGTGGGCAGCTATCTCGCGGCGCACGCCGACGTCGACACGCTCCACATCACCGGCAGCGAGCGCTCCCATGACGCCATCGTCTGGGGCATCGACGGGCAAGCCGGACGGCGCCGCCGTGAGGACGATCCGTTGCTGGACAAGCCGTTCAGCAGCGAACTCGGCGGGGTGAGCCCGTGCATCGTCGTGCCCGGAAAGTGGAGCCCGGCGGACTTCCGCTTCCAGGCGGAGCACATCGTCACCAGCAAGATGAACAACTCCGGCCACAACTGCATCGCCAGCCAGATCCTAATCCTCCCGCGCGAATGGGACGGTACCGAGCGGCTGCTCGACGAGATCCGCGGGGTGCTGCGGGACCTGCCGCCGCGCCACGACTATTACCCCGGCGCCGAATCGCGCCTGGCCGCCGTCCGCGACGCCCACCCGCACGCCGAATGCTGGGCGGCCGGCAGCCGCCTGCTGATCCCGAACGTCGCAGACCACGATGACATCCTGCTGACCGAGGAGGTGTTCGCCAGTGCGCTCGGCGTGGTGCGCCTGGCGGGCGGAAGCACGGCCGATTTCCTGCGCAACGCCGTCGAGTTCGCGAACACGAAGCTCCCCGGAACGCTCGGCGCGACCGTCATCGTCCATCCCCGCACCGAGAACGCAGCTCGCAATGCCCTGTCGTGGGCTATCGCAGAGCTGCGCTATGGAACGGTAGGCGTCAACTGCTGGTCCGCGATCGGCTTCCTGCTCGGCTACACGCCGTGGGGCGCATACCCCGGCCACACCCGTCAGGCCATCGGAAGCGGTATCGGCTTCGTCCACAACGCGTTCATGCTCGAAGACATCGAGAAGACCGTGCTGCGCGCGCCGTTCGCTCCGGCTCCGCGCGGCCTCGTCTCCGGCTCGCCGTCGCTCTCCCCGCGGCCGCCGTACTTCGTCACCAACCGCACGGGGCTTGCCACCATCCGGCACATGACCGACTTCACCGCCGCCCCGAGGATCGGCAAGCTGCCCGCCGTCTTCGCCTCCGCGCTCCGCGGCTGACAACGGCCCATTGCCTTACGGCCGTTAGAATGCCTGGTGGTGTGCCGGGAAGTCTGGTCGGCCCGGGGAAGAATCCAGCGCAGCAGCGCGAGGCCCGGTGATCCAGACTGAGGTGCGTCCGCATGCCCGGTGCCGGAGCCGTTCTCGCCCTCGTACTCACGAGCACGCTGGTGGCCACGTTCGCCGATCGCTGGAGCGTGCCGGCGCCTTCGGTGTTGGTGCTCGCCGGGATCGGCGTCGCCGTGATCCCCGGAGTGGTCTTCGCCCTGATCGGCCTTCAGCTCCCGGCCTTGGTGGGCGACCTGCCGCCGGGAACCGGATGGTGGCCGGTGCAGGCCGTCGTCCTTGCCGTGACGCTGATCGCCGTACGCCTGGCCTGGATGCGCCCCACTGTCTCGCTTGCCGAGCCCACTCGGCATTACCCCGCCTGGCCAGCCACCCGGGTGATGACGTGGGCCGGCACTCGTGGCGTGATGCCACTGGCCGCCGCACTCTCCATCCCGCTAGCCGACGCCAGCGGGCACGCGGCCACGGACCGGCCGCTGGTTCTCGTGCTCACCGCGTCCGTCGTCGCGCTCACCCTGAGCATCCAAGGCCTGACACTCTCTGCCGTGGTCCGCGCCTGCGGCCTCAGCTAGGTGCGGTCGGCACGCACGGGAGCAACCGGAGAGAATGTGTCGCGCCGTCACGCGGGCGGCGTAGCGCCGAGAGCGGGCGAACGCACCAGCGGCTGCTCGGCCCAGATGGTCTTGCCGTGCCGGTTCGGGCGTGCGCCCCACCTCTGGGTCAGCTGCTCGGTGATGAACAGCCCGCGGCCGCCCTCGTCGTCGTCGCGGGCCCGGCGCAGCCGCGGCGCGGTGTTGCTGTCGTCGCTGACCTCGCAGGTCAGCGCGCGATCGCAGATCAGGCGCAGGCCGATCGGGCCCTCCGCGTAGCGCAGCGCGTTGGTGACCAGCTCGCTGACCACGAGCTCGGTGCTGTCGCTGAGCTCTTCGATCCCCCAGTCCTTGAGCTGGGTGGTGGCCAGCCGCCGGGCCTGCCCGGCCGCCTCGAAACTGGCGGGCAGCATCCAGGACGCCGTCTGCGAGGCGTGCAGCGCCCGGGTGCGGGCCAGCAGCACGATGGCGTCCCGCTCCGGCGGGAAGGCGGCGGCGTCCATGATCGCGTCGCACAGCTCGTCGAGCGAGGCCCCGGGCCCCGAAGCGGCCCTGGCCAGCAGCTCGAACGGGACCTCGGTGCCCTCCCGGCCGGGCTGGAGGCGCTCGTCGTTGTGCAGCAGCAGGACGGCGCCCTCCTGCAGGACGTGCTCGGAGGCGACGTACTCCGCCTCGCCCTGCCCGAGCGGCGGCCCCTGCGGCACGGCCAGCTGTTCGATCCGGCCGTCGGCGAAGGCCACGATCGGCGGCGGGTGGCCCGCGCTGGCGATCGAGCACGTCCGGGTGGCCGGGTCGTAGACGAGGTACAGGCAGGTCTCCCGCCGCGCCCCGGCCTCGTCGGCGTCGTCCGCGTCGGCCGAGCCCTCGGATCGGCCCTCGCCGCCGTCGGCCGAAGCCTCGTAAGCGCGCCGGTCCGGCCCACCCGCCATGATGTGCAGCCGCTCGAGGATCTCGTCCGGCAGCAGATCGAGCCCGGACAAGGCCGCGCTCGCGGCGCGCAGCTCGCCCATCGCAGCGGCGACGTGCGCGCCGAGGCCGGTGCTGTCCCCCATCACCAGGGCGACCCGGGAGCCGGACAAGGAGACCACGTCGAACCAGGCCCCGCCCGCCCCGGCCGGCCGGTAGGCGTGCGCGATCTGCACCGCGGAACGCACCGATTCTCCGCCGGGCCGCTGGGACGAGGCCCCGAGCAGGCGCGCGACCGAGCGCTCGCGGGTGTAGAGCCGGGCGTTGTCCAGGCTCAGCGCGGCGACCGCGGCGATCTGCTCGGCGAGCTCGACGTCCGGGGGGCCCAGATGCACCGGATTGCGCCAACGGTAGAAGCTGGCGATGCCCAGCACCGCGCCGCGCGCGGAAAGCGGCACCGACATCATCGAATGCAGCCCGACGTCGCGCATCCGGGTGCCCCGCAGGTCGTGCGTGAGCCATTCGGCACCCAGATCGACCTGGCCGATCAGGGTGGAATGCAAGCTCGAGAGGACATTGTCGAACGGCGTGTCGTAGGGGTACGAGGCGCCTTCGCCGACGGCCGGAATGCCCGGGTTGCCGCTGATCGAGAAGAACCCGGCCCGCCGCAGCGACTGCCCGCGCAGTTTCGAACCCGGCGCCGGCACCTCGCCGCGCAACAGCGAGTCGAGCACGTCCACCGACACGGCGTCGGCCAGCTGCGGCACGCACACTTCGCACAGCTCCTGCGCCGTCTGGTAGACGTCCAGGGTCGTGCCGATATGCGTGTTGGCGAGGTTGAGCAGGCTCAGCCGCGCCCCCGCCTCGGCCCGCTCGGTGACATCGGTCACCGCGACGAGCACGCCGAGCACAGCACCCTTCGAATCATGCAGGCGGAAGCACCCGACCGAGTGCACCGATTCGACCACCGGATCGCGGCTGCGTGCCGTGAAGCGCTCGTCGAGCACGGGCTCG
This genomic window from Actinospica robiniae DSM 44927 contains:
- a CDS encoding SpoIIE family protein phosphatase; translation: MSAASGAGGAAARGMREVSELDAAVLSALFESPISLYVLDPELRLIRFNPSSRGIRDFPMADMLGRPIQEVLHLFNLDRPEEAERLTRQVLASGEPVLDERFTARSRDPVVESVHSVGCFRLHDSKGAVLGVLVAVTDVTERAEAGARLSLLNLANTHIGTTLDVYQTAQELCEVCVPQLADAVSVDVLDSLLRGEVPAPGSKLRGQSLRRAGFFSISGNPGIPAVGEGASYPYDTPFDNVLSSLHSTLIGQVDLGAEWLTHDLRGTRMRDVGLHSMMSVPLSARGAVLGIASFYRWRNPVHLGPPDVELAEQIAAVAALSLDNARLYTRERSVARLLGASSQRPGGESVRSAVQIAHAYRPAGAGGAWFDVVSLSGSRVALVMGDSTGLGAHVAAAMGELRAASAALSGLDLLPDEILERLHIMAGGPDRRAYEASADGGEGRSEGSADADDADEAGARRETCLYLVYDPATRTCSIASAGHPPPIVAFADGRIEQLAVPQGPPLGQGEAEYVASEHVLQEGAVLLLHNDERLQPGREGTEVPFELLARAASGPGASLDELCDAIMDAAAFPPERDAIVLLARTRALHASQTASWMLPASFEAAGQARRLATTQLKDWGIEELSDSTELVVSELVTNALRYAEGPIGLRLICDRALTCEVSDDSNTAPRLRRARDDDEGGRGLFITEQLTQRWGARPNRHGKTIWAEQPLVRSPALGATPPA